Part of the Natranaerovirga pectinivora genome is shown below.
TAACAGTAATTGATGTTGCTGTTTTAACTGGATTTAATTATAAAGATTTATTTCCTAAAAGAGGAGAAAGCTTAACATTTACCCTTAATGGCGAGGAACAAGTTATTAAAGGTATGCTTGGTGAGTCTGCAAAAATAGTTTTAAATAATGAAGAAGTAAGTATTAATACACCTATTGTACATAATGATCAAATACAATTAATAGAGGCAACTAGTGGAGAACCCCCTACTGTTAAAGTAGAAGAATTAAAAGCCTTTAAAGGGGATCTGCATTTTATAATAAACAATCAAAACATTAGCTGCCCTCCTATTATTAAGGCCAATGGAGAACATATAACAAAAGAATATATCATTAATAATAATGATCGAATTGAGATTAAAAATAACTATACCGTTGGAGACTTATTAGAATTTATGGATTTAACTATTGAAATTGATAGAATCATCCTTAATGGAGAAAAAGTTAATGAAGACTCAATCATTGAGAATAATGATTATGTCAATTGGAAAGAAAAAAAACCTTCAATGGAAATAGAAGAATTATTAAATAACAAAGAAATTGCCTTTCAAGAGGCAGTTGTAACTGTAGATGAAATTGGAAGCAGTGAAATGTCAGATAGAATTCTTTCATCCATAATAGTAAAAGTAAACAACGAAGAGATAAAGCTTTTAAACAAATCAGAATACATCTTCGTTGATATATTTGACTACATTGATTTTGATTTAAGAAAACCAAAAGGAAAATTGATTACAAAGCTAAATAATAATGATGTTACCTATACACAAGCTTTAAAATCCGGAGATAAAATAGAAATATATTGGGAAGGATAGTGTTTCATGGATAGGCTCCTTAGATATGAAAAAACCTTTATTAATATTCATAATAATATTGCCATAGCTGTACTTATATATATTCTAATATTTACGATTTCAGGACGAGCTGATGAATTGTTATGGATTTATGTAATTCTTGCAGTAGTAAGTCATGGGATAAACTATTTTATATTTAAATTTGATTTTTTTAATAAAATACAACTATTTTATTCTATAAAGTATGTACAGATACTTTTATCTGCTTTTTTTGCTTTTGAACAAGTGAATTATACAGAAGCAATAGGATCCATTTTTTATCTTTTACTATTTATTGAAGTTATTATTGCAACGGGCAGACACTCCAAACTATCCCAATATATACTTTCTGCTGTTTTTATTTTTCCAATAATTATATCTTATATTTTCGCGGCCTATACCTTTAATTATCCTGAAAATATTGGTATTGACATTGTTTTTTTTATGTCTTCATTTATAATTGTAATAATGGGGCTTGGCCATATTATTTCAGAATATGCCATTGAATTAAATGATCAAATTGATATCCAAAGAAATCTTGTTTTTAAAACAAAGCAATCTAACGAAGAGTTAATTACTACACAAAAAAAATTCCAAGAAGCCCATGAAAAACTAACTGTACAAAATACTGACTTAGAACAAGCCTATAAAAAACTTAATCGTGCTAGTTCTGAGATGTATATTCAAAATGAACTTTTGAAATATATTAGTTCATCTTTAGAAATTGATGAGCTAATGGATATGGTGACAGACTCTATTATTGGAGCCATAGGTGTAGATACTTGTTCCATTATTATTTATGACGACAATAGAGATGTATACCAATTTAAGATAAAAAGTACCTATAGCAAAGATTACACTAAAAGTTTAGAACAATTTATTAATGAAGGAAAATTTGATAAGTACTTTAAGAGTACAAAAGCATTTACGGATAACAATGTGGAACAAGAAAATTATTCTTTTTTAGACGATAGAACTGTGGGTTCTCTAATGATAATGCCCTTAATTAGGAATAATTTAACTTATGGATTGTTAATTGCTGAACAAAAAACCAATAATACTTTTGTAGATAATATACAATTCTTTGAAGGGATTGCAACACAAATTATTATAGCCATCAGCAATGCAAACCTTTATACAAAAATGGAAGAAATGGCAACTCATGATGGATTAACAGGGGTATATAATAGAACTTATTTACAAACCCGTTTTAGTGAAATCGTTAGGGAAGCCATTATGAATAAATCTTGTATTTCTGTTGCATTATTTGATATAGATAAGTTCAAAAGAATAAATGACACCTATGGTCATTTGTTTGGTGATGAAGTTATAAAAATGGCAGCAAGAGTTACTGAGAAAATCGTTTCTATTAATAAAGGTTTAGTTGGTCGTTTTGGTGGAGAAGAATTTGTTATGATTTTTCCAAATAAATCCGTTAATGAAACATTAGAAGTTGTTAAGGAAGTACAAGAGGCTATTAATAGTGAAGTATTATATCATAATGGAGAGAAAGTTATTGTGAATGTGAGTACTGGAATAACCAATTATCCAGATATTTGTAAAAATCCAAGTGAATTGCTTAATAGAGCCGATCTTGCTATGTATTATTCAAAAGAGAACGGTAGGGGTATTATTACCGTGGATAATGATACTTTAAGCAAATAGTATAGCCCACTTACACTTTCTTGTAATAAAGTGCTTATTGTGTTATAATTATCTTTATGCTTTTGAAGAACATGTTAGAGTAGGTGCGTTAATATCCTAGTTTTTAGGATATTCTTTTTAATAAATTTGAGGTGTAAATAATGTCGATGTATTTATGTAGTATTGCAAGTGGTAGTAGTGGCAATTGTATTTATGTAGGTTCTGATAATGCCAATATAATTATTGATGCTGGAATAAGTGGAAAAAAGATTGAAACAGGATTGAATTCAATAGGACTAAAAACCTCAGAAATTGATGGGATTTTTATAACCCATGAACATTCAGATCATGTTAAAGGCATTGGTGTTTTAGCTAGAAGATATGGCATTCCAATTTATGCCACAAAAAATACATCGGATGCTATATTAAATGCTAGTGCCTTAGGAAAAATACCTGAAGGTTTAGTACATATTATTGAAAGCAATGTTGATTTAAAAATAAAGGACTTAACCATTCATCCATATAATACGCCTCATGATGCGGCTGATCCTGTATGTTATACCATTAAGAATCATAATAAAAAGATTGGTATTGCAACAGATTTAGGGAATTATAATGATTATATCATAGAAAAGTTAAGGGATTCTAATATGTTGTTTATTGAGGCCAATCATGATGTTAAAATGCTTCAAGTTGGTTCTTATCCTTATTTTCTTAAGCAAAGGATTTTAGGAGAGCATGGTCATTTGTCTAATGAAATGTCGGGACAATTGATTTCTAAGCTTGTTAATGATAACCTTGAGCAAATTGTGTTAGGGCATTTAAGCAATGAGAATAATTTTGAAGAATTGGCTTTTCAGAGCGTCCAATTGGAGATTAATAGTCATAGTGATTATATTGCTAGTGATTTGAATATGTTTGTTGCTAGTCGTAGTGAGAGTTCTAGGCGTATTGCAATTTAGGCTTGTTGTTGATTTATTTAGGTCGTGGGTGCTTTCGTATGTGGTTTACTATGTAAAACAGTTCCGTTAAATATTATGAGAAAAACTAAGCGCTCTGAGATGTAATTTCCTAAGCCTTAAGAACTCCCTTCGGTCAGACACTTAAGGCTTTTAACGGAATCTTCATCTCAGATTGCTAAGGTTTTCTTCATAATATTTAAAAGTCACTTTATTTTCATAGCAAATCACATACTGGAACCATGCATTAAATATGAGCTACCTCGGGATATTATAAATTAGAGATTCAAAACAAATTAAATAAATAATTAAAATTATATAAATATAACTATTACTTTAGGAGGATTTACCATGGAAAGATGTATTATTACTGTAGTTGGAAAAGACAAGGTTGGTATTATTGCTAATGTTTGTACTTATTTAGCGGATAATCAAATTAATATTTTAGATATTTCTCAAACGATTGTTCAGGATTTCTTTAATATGATGATGATTGTTGATGTTGTTAAGGTTGATAAACCATTTGAGACCGTTGTTTCTGAGCTTAAGAAACTTGGTGAAGATATTGGTGTTAATGTTAGATTACAACATGAAGATATTTTTAATAGAATGCATAGAATCTAGAGAGGGTTGGCGTAATGATTAATTTTTTTGAAGTTAATGAAACAAATAAAATGATCGATCAAGAGAATCTTGATGTTAGAACGATTACTCTTGGTATTAATCTTTTAGATTGCTCTGATAGTAATCTTGAAGAGTTAAAGAAAAAGATTTATAACAAAATTACGACGACAGCTAGAGATTTGGTTAAAGTCGGTAAAGAGATTGAGACTCAATATGGTATTCCTATTGTGAATAAGAGAATTTCTATTACACCTATTTCTTTAGTGGCTCATTTTGACAATGAAGAAGCCTATGTTTCTATTGCTGAGACTTTAGATAAGGCTGCTAAAGAAGTTGGCGTTAATTTTATTGGTGGTTTTTCTGCTCTTGTTTCTAAAGGTATGACTAGGAGCGATAGAATGCTTATGAATTCTATTCCTAAAGCATTGGCTAAAACAGAAAGAGTCTGTTCTTCTGTTAATGTAGGTTCAACTAAAACAGGTATCAATATGGATGCAGTTAAAATGATTGGGAGAATTATAAAAGAAACAGCTGTACTAACACAAGATAAAGATTCTATTGGTTGTGCTAAGTTTGTTGTTTTCTGTAATGCACCTGATGACAATCCATTTATGGCTGGCGCATTCCATGGTGTTACGGAATATGATGCAGTTATTAATGTTGGTGTTAGTGGTCCAGGAGTAGTTAAGAAAGCTCTTGAATCTGCTAGAGGTGCTGATTTTGGTGAGTTATGTGAGACTATTAAGAAAACAGCTTTTAAAATTACAAGAGTAGGACAATTGGTTGCAATGGAAGCTTCTAAGAAATTAGGCATTCCATTTGGTATTATTGACCTTTCTTTAGCGCCTACACCTGCTATTGGTGACAGTATTGCTGATATTTTAGAAGAAATTGGTGTAGAGTATGCAGGTGCGCCTGGTACAACGGCAGCTTTAGCTTTACTTAATGATCAAGTTAAAAAAGGTGGGGCAATGGCTTCTTCTTATGTTGGTGGATTAAGTGGTGCCTTTATTCCAGTTAGTGAAGACCAAGGTATGATTAAGGCAGCTACTATTGGTGCTTTAACCATTGAAAAATTAGAAGCAATGTCATGTGTATGTTCTGTTGGATTAGACATGGTTGCAATTCCTGGTGATACTAAAGAAACAACAATTTCTGGTATTATTGCAGATGAAATGGCCATTGGTATGATCAATCAAAAAACAACGGCTGTAAGAATTATACCGGTTATAGGTAAAAAAGTAGGGGATTCTGCAGAATTTGGTGGTTTACTTGGGTATGCACCAATTATGCCAGTGAACCCATACAGTTGTGATAGATTTATTGCAAGAGGTGGAAGAATTCCAGCACCAATTCACAGTTATAAAAATTAATTTTAATTGTTGGAAAAGTATTTTCTAGCATAAATTTAATAGGGATATGAAGAAGATACAAAAGTTCTTATATACTAGGAAAGCGTTACTTTCCCAGTATATAAAACTTATGATTAGAAGGGCTGACTTTTCTCGCAACAAAGAAAAAAGCTTGATGCCATGAACAAATTGACTTCACCAGGATTATTACTCTTGGGTTAAATATAATGAAGTCAATTTGTTCTACGTGCATATAACATATCTTCCTTTCATATCCTAATTTTATATAACTATAAACTTTAATTAGAGGTGAGGAAATGGTCCTTAGTAATCTAGAACCAAAATCCGTTTTTTATTACTTTGAAAAGCTAACACAAATCCCAAGGGAATCAGGAAATGAAAAAGAAGTTAGTGATTATTGCGTGAATTTTGCCAAAGAAAGAAATTTATCTGTCTATCAAGATGAATACTTTAATGTCATTATAAGAAAACCTGGAACGAAAGGGTATGAAAATCTTCCAACGGTTATTATACAAGGTCATTTAGATATGGTATGTGAAAAAAACATGGATACAGAGTTTGACTTTGATACAGAGCCCTTACAGCTAATTATAAAAGATGACTTGTTAATGGCTAATGGGACGACTTTAGGTGCAGACAATGGTGTTGCTGTGGCTTACGGTTTGGCGTTACTAGATTGTAATGATATCCCTCATCCACCTTTAGAAGTATTGCTTACTACAGATGAAGAAGTAGGTATGAAAGGTGCTCTAAAACTAGACTGTAAACAGTTAAAAGGGAAGTATTTTATCAACTTAGATACGGAAGAAGAAGGGGAACTACTTGTAAGTTGTGCAGGTGGTTTAAAAGCATCTATAAATTTACAAAAAGAAGTTATAGACAATAAAGATGAGGCAGCCTTTAAGATTCTTATTAAAGGATTAAAAGGTGGACACTCAGGAATGGAAATAGATAAACATAGAGCCAATTCTAATAAGCTCATGGGTCGTTTGTTAAATGAATTGAATGATGTGATAGAGTATGCTATAGCCGATATAGGTGGTGGTCTAAAGGACAACGCTATTCCAAGGGAAGCATTTGCCACAATAACTTTAGCTGAAAGTACGATACCAGCCCTTGAAAAAGTTGTTAAGAATATGGAAGCTGTTTTTAGAAATGAGTTTAAAACCAGTGACCCTGATATTGAGATTGTACTAGATAAAGTTGAGAATCCACATAAAGTATTCTCATATAACCTTAAGAAAAATTTACTCTTCTTAATGCTAACATTACCAGATGGGATTCAAACAATGAGTGCTGATATTAAAGACCTTGTTGTGAGTTCTTTAAACTTTGGGGTTTTAGTTAATGAAGAAGATAAAGTAAAGCTTATTTTTGCCATTAGAAGCTCTGTAAAATCTAAAATATATGATATTAGAAATCAAATCAAAGCTTTTGCTGATTTTATAGGAGCAGAGTTTATTCAAACTGCAGAATATCCTGAATGGGAATACAATAAAGAGTCCAAGTTAAGAGATCTTTTTATTAGAACTTATGAAGAGATGTATGGTAAAAAGCCACTGATTAAAGCAATTCATGCTGGATTAGAATGTGGTGTATTTGCTGAGCAAATAGAAGGTTTAGATTTAATATCTTTAGGCCCAGATATTTTTGATGTGCACACCCCTAAAGAAAATTTTAGTATTAGTTCTGTTAAAAGAACTTGGGAATATTTACTGGAAGCGTTAAAAAATTTCAAAGACATTGAAACTTTTGATGGTCAATAAATGATTAATAAAAATAATTAAACAGGTGATAAATTTTGAAGTCAAAAAAAACCAATGATGAAATAGGTCAATTAAAGAAAAAATACAATTACAAACTCCTAGAATCTTTTTATAAACACTCTTTAGAGAATGAAATGTATCCAACCCTAGATGATAGTACTTGGCATGATTTAAATATGAATGAAGTATTTTCAAAGTTAGACTGGACCATTACAACACCTGGAGAACAAGTTTTATATAAGACCCTTAGAAGTCCAGCAATGGATAAAGGGCCTATATTAGAGAAAGGTAACGTAATCAACAAACTGAACAACAAAGAAATTAGTGAACCCATTAGAGGGGAATTAGCTAGAATAGGTAGAATCAAATATGATGTAGATACAATCCAGGTGCTTAATAAAATCAAACCCAACAAACCTTTAAAGAATATCTGTAGATTGTTGGCATTTTTAAATGTGGCCAATCTTATTGCTTTGATTGTATTTTTACTACCAATGTTTATTAT
Proteins encoded:
- a CDS encoding MBL fold metallo-hydrolase produces the protein MYLCSIASGSSGNCIYVGSDNANIIIDAGISGKKIETGLNSIGLKTSEIDGIFITHEHSDHVKGIGVLARRYGIPIYATKNTSDAILNASALGKIPEGLVHIIESNVDLKIKDLTIHPYNTPHDAADPVCYTIKNHNKKIGIATDLGNYNDYIIEKLRDSNMLFIEANHDVKMLQVGSYPYFLKQRILGEHGHLSNEMSGQLISKLVNDNLEQIVLGHLSNENNFEELAFQSVQLEINSHSDYIASDLNMFVASRSESSRRIAI
- a CDS encoding PFL family protein, with translation MINFFEVNETNKMIDQENLDVRTITLGINLLDCSDSNLEELKKKIYNKITTTARDLVKVGKEIETQYGIPIVNKRISITPISLVAHFDNEEAYVSIAETLDKAAKEVGVNFIGGFSALVSKGMTRSDRMLMNSIPKALAKTERVCSSVNVGSTKTGINMDAVKMIGRIIKETAVLTQDKDSIGCAKFVVFCNAPDDNPFMAGAFHGVTEYDAVINVGVSGPGVVKKALESARGADFGELCETIKKTAFKITRVGQLVAMEASKKLGIPFGIIDLSLAPTPAIGDSIADILEEIGVEYAGAPGTTAALALLNDQVKKGGAMASSYVGGLSGAFIPVSEDQGMIKAATIGALTIEKLEAMSCVCSVGLDMVAIPGDTKETTISGIIADEMAIGMINQKTTAVRIIPVIGKKVGDSAEFGGLLGYAPIMPVNPYSCDRFIARGGRIPAPIHSYKN
- a CDS encoding sensor domain-containing diguanylate cyclase, translating into MDRLLRYEKTFINIHNNIAIAVLIYILIFTISGRADELLWIYVILAVVSHGINYFIFKFDFFNKIQLFYSIKYVQILLSAFFAFEQVNYTEAIGSIFYLLLFIEVIIATGRHSKLSQYILSAVFIFPIIISYIFAAYTFNYPENIGIDIVFFMSSFIIVIMGLGHIISEYAIELNDQIDIQRNLVFKTKQSNEELITTQKKFQEAHEKLTVQNTDLEQAYKKLNRASSEMYIQNELLKYISSSLEIDELMDMVTDSIIGAIGVDTCSIIIYDDNRDVYQFKIKSTYSKDYTKSLEQFINEGKFDKYFKSTKAFTDNNVEQENYSFLDDRTVGSLMIMPLIRNNLTYGLLIAEQKTNNTFVDNIQFFEGIATQIIIAISNANLYTKMEEMATHDGLTGVYNRTYLQTRFSEIVREAIMNKSCISVALFDIDKFKRINDTYGHLFGDEVIKMAARVTEKIVSINKGLVGRFGGEEFVMIFPNKSVNETLEVVKEVQEAINSEVLYHNGEKVIVNVSTGITNYPDICKNPSELLNRADLAMYYSKENGRGIITVDNDTLSK
- a CDS encoding aminoacyl-histidine dipeptidase, which encodes MVLSNLEPKSVFYYFEKLTQIPRESGNEKEVSDYCVNFAKERNLSVYQDEYFNVIIRKPGTKGYENLPTVIIQGHLDMVCEKNMDTEFDFDTEPLQLIIKDDLLMANGTTLGADNGVAVAYGLALLDCNDIPHPPLEVLLTTDEEVGMKGALKLDCKQLKGKYFINLDTEEEGELLVSCAGGLKASINLQKEVIDNKDEAAFKILIKGLKGGHSGMEIDKHRANSNKLMGRLLNELNDVIEYAIADIGGGLKDNAIPREAFATITLAESTIPALEKVVKNMEAVFRNEFKTSDPDIEIVLDKVENPHKVFSYNLKKNLLFLMLTLPDGIQTMSADIKDLVVSSLNFGVLVNEEDKVKLIFAIRSSVKSKIYDIRNQIKAFADFIGAEFIQTAEYPEWEYNKESKLRDLFIRTYEEMYGKKPLIKAIHAGLECGVFAEQIEGLDLISLGPDIFDVHTPKENFSISSVKRTWEYLLEALKNFKDIETFDGQ
- a CDS encoding ACT domain-containing protein; the encoded protein is MERCIITVVGKDKVGIIANVCTYLADNQINILDISQTIVQDFFNMMMIVDVVKVDKPFETVVSELKKLGEDIGVNVRLQHEDIFNRMHRI